A window of the Polaribacter batillariae genome harbors these coding sequences:
- a CDS encoding glycosyltransferase, whose protein sequence is MKFLIVSNAPTLFKNKQYFSYEPYVREINIWAKNSNTAICSPYKFNKELLIDSFNFDFKKFKLVTFSVNSIPNILKTLFILPINLFVIFKAMLWADHIHLRCPGNVGLLGCFVQILFPKKPKTVKYAGNWDPKSKQPLTYKLQKWILSNTFLTRNCKVLVYGNWGNQSKNIIPFFTASYLEEDIIEIPEKDFSSTINFIFVGTFSKGKKPMLSVKTVEYLKKLHYKVRLYMYGNGVEFPSIKEYIENNNLENTIFLHGNQSKETVKKAFQKAHFLIFISQSEGWPKVVAEAMFWKCLPISSSVSCVNYMLQNGTRGDVVDVNINEIELSKIIINYLKNEETYKKKVLKAQNWSQKFTLDKFEQEIQKLLSE, encoded by the coding sequence ATGAAGTTTTTAATTGTTTCAAATGCTCCAACTCTTTTTAAAAATAAGCAATATTTTTCTTATGAACCTTATGTAAGAGAAATAAATATTTGGGCTAAAAATAGTAATACAGCCATTTGTAGCCCTTATAAATTTAATAAAGAGTTATTAATAGATAGTTTTAATTTTGATTTTAAGAAATTTAAATTAGTTACTTTTTCTGTAAACTCAATACCAAATATTTTAAAAACCCTTTTTATTCTTCCAATAAATTTATTTGTAATTTTCAAAGCAATGTTATGGGCAGATCACATTCATTTAAGATGTCCAGGAAACGTGGGTTTGTTAGGCTGTTTTGTGCAAATTTTATTTCCTAAGAAACCAAAAACAGTTAAATATGCAGGTAATTGGGATCCTAAAAGTAAACAACCACTAACTTATAAACTTCAAAAATGGATTTTATCAAACACTTTTTTAACAAGAAATTGTAAGGTTTTAGTATATGGAAATTGGGGAAATCAATCAAAAAATATTATCCCATTTTTTACAGCTTCCTACCTTGAAGAAGATATCATAGAAATTCCAGAAAAAGATTTTTCATCAACTATAAATTTTATTTTTGTAGGCACTTTTTCTAAAGGTAAAAAGCCTATGTTAAGCGTTAAAACGGTAGAATATTTAAAAAAGCTTCATTATAAAGTGCGTTTATACATGTATGGAAATGGCGTTGAGTTTCCGTCGATAAAAGAGTATATAGAAAATAATAATTTAGAAAACACTATTTTTTTACATGGCAATCAATCAAAAGAAACGGTAAAAAAAGCATTTCAAAAAGCTCATTTTTTAATTTTTATTTCGCAGTCTGAAGGATGGCCAAAAGTAGTAGCAGAAGCAATGTTCTGGAAATGTTTGCCAATATCATCGAGTGTTTCTTGTGTAAACTATATGTTACAAAATGGCACTAGGGGAGATGTTGTAGATGTAAATATTAATGAAATTGAACTTTCTAAAATAATTATTAATTATTTAAAAAATGAAGAAACTTACAAAAAAAAGGTACTAAAAGCACAAAATTGGTCACAAAAATTTACTTTAGATAAATTTGAACAAGAAATACAAAAATTGTTAAGTGAATGA
- a CDS encoding phenylacetate--CoA ligase family protein: MANTSGTSGESLKFKRNEVADSFNRAASLRGYSWYGVKPWERNGYFWGVNVTLLERFKSKILDFLQNRFRIFTYKENEIKKFARKTLKATYIHGYSSMIYQTAILINKLNLPKPQNIKLVKGTSEKILDAYQPEIQQAFGKKIISEYGATESGIIAFECKFGAMHINMEGVLVEEVDNEILVTNLQMNSFPIIRYKLGDYIKLAPKNQKCSCGLQHRIILEVTGRIGENIYGKKEVYPSLYLYYIFKNLSKVYNIKLNYQVVQEEKGSLTFFIEQSLNNSSKQKLIDQIDQYFYKDIAFLINDNALFIKENKGKLKNFISKVKK; encoded by the coding sequence TTGGCAAATACTTCTGGTACTTCTGGTGAGTCTTTAAAATTTAAAAGAAACGAAGTAGCCGACTCTTTTAATAGAGCTGCTAGTTTAAGAGGTTATTCTTGGTACGGTGTAAAACCTTGGGAAAGAAATGGTTATTTTTGGGGTGTAAATGTTACTTTATTAGAACGATTTAAAAGTAAAATTCTAGATTTTCTTCAAAATCGATTTAGAATTTTTACATATAAAGAAAATGAAATAAAAAAATTTGCGCGTAAAACTTTAAAAGCAACATATATTCATGGGTATTCTTCAATGATTTACCAAACAGCCATTCTTATCAATAAATTAAATTTACCTAAACCGCAAAATATTAAATTAGTAAAAGGGACTTCAGAAAAAATTTTAGATGCTTACCAACCTGAAATTCAGCAAGCTTTTGGTAAAAAGATAATAAGCGAATATGGGGCAACAGAATCTGGCATTATTGCATTTGAATGTAAATTTGGGGCAATGCATATAAATATGGAAGGTGTATTGGTTGAAGAAGTTGATAACGAAATTCTAGTGACTAATTTACAAATGAATTCTTTTCCTATAATTAGATATAAATTAGGTGATTATATAAAATTAGCCCCTAAAAATCAAAAATGCTCTTGTGGATTACAGCATCGAATAATTTTGGAAGTGACTGGAAGAATTGGTGAAAATATTTATGGAAAAAAAGAAGTCTATCCAAGTTTATATTTATATTATATTTTTAAAAATTTGTCGAAAGTATATAATATTAAATTAAATTATCAAGTTGTACAAGAAGAAAAAGGTTCTTTAACATTTTTTATCGAACAAAGTTTAAACAATAGTTCTAAACAAAAACTTATAGATCAAATAGATCAATATTTTTATAAAGATATTGCATTTCTAATAAACGATAATGCTTTATTTATTAAAGAAAATAAAGGAAAATTAAAAAATTTCATTTCAAAAGTAAAAAAATGA
- a CDS encoding lipoprotein N-acyltransferase Lnb domain-containing protein, which translates to MNKRVLLLLILIVFSKVFYAQAKLSVYSEVSIVTAGSGSELYEAFGHSAIRVKDPLLKLDIIYNYGIFDFNAPNFYSNFAQGKMYYKLERYPFKYFLRSYQLEKRWVKQQVLNLNQAEKQAFFMYLENNALPKNATYLYDPFFNNCATILRDITTSILKDKVNFNTASLENGKTLRELMNAEITHNTWGNFGINLIAGTILDKKRTPLEYMYLPDYVFKNFKNATIEIEGAQKPFVKKEETLLNYKEIKSKTSFLNPILVFSAFAILVFFITYKDIKKKKEPKV; encoded by the coding sequence ATGAATAAAAGAGTACTTCTTCTATTAATTTTAATTGTTTTTTCGAAGGTTTTTTATGCACAAGCAAAACTTTCTGTTTATTCTGAAGTTTCTATTGTAACTGCTGGGTCTGGAAGTGAATTGTATGAAGCGTTTGGCCACTCTGCAATTCGTGTTAAAGATCCTCTTTTAAAATTAGATATTATTTATAATTATGGTATTTTCGATTTTAACGCTCCTAATTTCTATAGCAATTTTGCACAAGGAAAAATGTATTATAAATTAGAAAGATACCCTTTTAAATACTTTTTAAGAAGTTATCAACTTGAAAAACGTTGGGTTAAACAGCAAGTTTTAAATTTAAATCAGGCAGAAAAACAAGCATTTTTTATGTATTTAGAAAACAATGCGCTTCCTAAAAATGCTACTTATTTATACGATCCTTTTTTTAATAATTGCGCAACCATTTTAAGAGACATCACAACATCAATATTAAAAGATAAAGTAAATTTTAACACAGCTTCTCTTGAAAATGGAAAAACCTTAAGAGAATTAATGAATGCTGAAATTACACACAATACTTGGGGTAATTTTGGTATCAACCTAATTGCAGGAACCATTTTAGATAAAAAAAGAACACCTTTAGAGTACATGTATTTACCAGATTATGTATTCAAAAATTTTAAAAATGCAACGATAGAAATCGAAGGAGCTCAAAAACCTTTCGTTAAAAAAGAAGAAACACTTTTAAACTATAAAGAAATTAAGAGTAAAACCTCATTTTTAAATCCGATTTTGGTTTTTAGCGCTTTTGCTATTTTGGTATTTTTTATTACTTATAAAGATATTAAAAAGAAAAAAGAACCAAAAGTTTAG
- a CDS encoding serine O-acetyltransferase, whose product MKYIADIKKYKRYGKQNTIVLLLFTQGLWALFYYRIFNFIYRSKLPFIIKKTILFLYIPIQKIIEIITGISIPYSATIGKSFYIGHFGHIIIHPSTIIGNNCNISQGVTIGVSGKGEKRGVPKIGNNVYIGANSVIAGKIKIVDNVVIGACSLVVDSILEEATVLGVPAKKINNNNSKNYI is encoded by the coding sequence ATGAAATATATAGCAGATATTAAAAAATATAAAAGATATGGCAAACAAAATACAATTGTACTCTTGCTTTTTACACAGGGCTTGTGGGCTTTATTTTACTATAGAATATTTAATTTTATATACAGGTCTAAACTACCATTTATTATAAAAAAAACAATTCTTTTTTTATATATTCCAATTCAAAAAATAATTGAAATTATTACAGGCATATCTATTCCATATTCTGCAACCATTGGAAAATCTTTCTATATTGGACATTTTGGGCATATTATAATTCATCCAAGTACAATAATTGGTAATAATTGTAATATATCGCAAGGTGTAACTATTGGAGTGAGTGGAAAAGGAGAAAAAAGAGGAGTACCTAAAATAGGAAATAATGTTTATATTGGAGCAAATTCTGTTATTGCTGGTAAAATTAAAATTGTAGATAATGTAGTTATAGGCGCTTGTTCTTTAGTTGTAGATTCTATTCTAGAGGAGGCTACTGTTTTAGGTGTACCTGCAAAAAAAATAAATAATAACAATTCTAAAAACTATATTTAA
- a CDS encoding glycosyltransferase family 4 protein, whose product MSKLGVLQIIDSLDTGGAEVLSVNIANLLSKNGVKSYVCATRKEGKLKNDICKNVKYLFLEKKFTIDLSAIYRLNKFIKKNNITIIHVHGSSYFIGVLVKLTNPKLRLIWHNHYGKIVTLKGYRLFALKVSSLFFDKIINVSSKLESWSQKKLFTKNNVFLRNYPFFKKQKNTTFLKGFEGKRIVHLAGLRPDKDHITLINAFKKFSSIYSDWSLHLIGKNFNDNYSNNVFNLINKLNLINKVYYYSSCLDIKNILNQASIGVMSSVSEGLPLALLEYGLAKLPVITTDVGECNKVIKNNISGFLVPVSDSILLSNKLCKLAKSKDLRIKMGIENYRNITENFSEDLFLKKLLTLYDIKFDKENTK is encoded by the coding sequence ATGAGCAAATTAGGAGTTTTACAAATTATAGATTCTTTAGATACTGGTGGCGCAGAAGTACTTTCTGTAAATATTGCAAATCTATTATCTAAAAATGGTGTAAAATCCTATGTTTGCGCTACTCGTAAAGAAGGTAAACTTAAAAATGATATTTGTAAAAATGTAAAGTATTTATTTTTAGAAAAGAAATTTACTATTGATTTATCGGCTATTTACAGACTAAATAAATTTATAAAAAAAAATAATATTACCATCATTCATGTCCATGGATCTTCTTATTTTATTGGAGTTTTAGTTAAATTAACCAATCCTAAATTAAGGTTAATATGGCATAATCACTATGGTAAGATTGTAACCTTAAAAGGGTATAGGTTATTTGCTTTAAAGGTTTCTTCCTTATTTTTTGATAAAATAATTAATGTTAGCTCAAAATTAGAGTCTTGGTCACAAAAAAAACTTTTCACAAAAAACAATGTATTTTTAAGGAACTATCCTTTTTTTAAAAAACAGAAAAACACCACTTTTTTAAAAGGATTTGAAGGTAAAAGAATTGTTCATTTAGCAGGCTTAAGACCAGATAAAGATCATATTACTTTAATAAATGCTTTCAAAAAATTTAGTAGTATATATTCTGATTGGTCATTACATTTAATTGGTAAGAATTTTAATGATAATTATTCTAATAATGTTTTTAATTTAATTAACAAACTTAACTTAATTAATAAAGTCTATTATTATTCATCTTGTTTAGATATTAAAAATATATTGAATCAAGCTTCGATAGGAGTAATGTCTTCTGTTTCTGAAGGTTTACCCTTAGCTCTTTTAGAGTATGGCTTGGCAAAATTACCCGTTATTACTACTGACGTTGGCGAGTGTAATAAAGTAATTAAAAATAATATTTCTGGTTTTTTAGTTCCAGTCTCAGATTCAATATTATTAAGCAATAAACTTTGTAAATTAGCAAAGTCTAAAGATCTTAGAATTAAGATGGGAATAGAAAATTATAGAAATATAACAGAAAATTTTTCAGAAGATCTATTCTTAAAAAAATTATTAACACTTTATGATATAAAATTTGATAAAGAAAATACTAAATAA
- a CDS encoding glycosyltransferase family 4 protein — translation MKKKLKTILYIGNNLTAKTKYNSTLAVLVNLLKIEGYRVHISSSKLNKLSRLLDMCLSVIKYRNKVDYILIDTFSTKNFYYALITSQLAKIFSIKYIPILHGGNLPTRIKKNVFLSKLIFKNSYKNIAPSNYLKVAFENEGYRVDFIPNIIEIEQYEFKKREKLQPKLLWVRAFKEIYNPTLAIEVLYLLKNEYPNAKLCMVGPFVDNSYNNCLSLVEKYNLHNSVEFTNVLLKEEWHKVSVDYDIFINTTNFDNTPVSVMEAMALGLPVVTTNVGGIPYLLEDKVDAFLVGKNNPKLMVEAIIKLLKNDNLIICRNARKKVETFSWNHNKTKWLQILK, via the coding sequence ATGAAGAAGAAACTTAAAACCATTTTATATATAGGCAATAACTTAACAGCTAAAACAAAATACAACTCTACATTAGCAGTATTAGTAAACCTTTTAAAAATAGAGGGTTATCGTGTACATATTTCTTCTAGTAAATTAAATAAACTTTCTAGATTATTAGACATGTGCTTGTCTGTAATTAAGTATAGAAATAAAGTAGATTATATTTTAATAGATACATTTAGCACAAAAAATTTTTATTATGCACTTATTACTTCTCAATTAGCAAAGATTTTTAGTATAAAATACATTCCAATTCTTCATGGAGGAAATCTTCCTACGAGAATTAAAAAAAATGTCTTTTTATCAAAATTAATATTTAAAAATTCGTACAAAAATATAGCTCCTTCTAATTATTTAAAAGTTGCTTTCGAAAATGAAGGATATCGTGTAGATTTTATACCAAATATTATAGAAATTGAACAGTATGAATTTAAAAAAAGAGAAAAATTACAACCTAAATTATTATGGGTAAGAGCATTTAAAGAAATTTACAACCCTACTTTAGCGATTGAAGTTTTATATTTATTGAAAAATGAATATCCCAACGCAAAGTTGTGTATGGTAGGACCGTTTGTAGATAATTCTTATAATAATTGTTTATCGTTAGTTGAAAAATACAACTTACATAATTCTGTAGAATTTACAAATGTGCTTTTAAAAGAAGAATGGCATAAAGTATCTGTGGATTATGATATTTTTATAAATACTACAAATTTCGATAATACTCCTGTAAGTGTAATGGAAGCAATGGCTTTGGGGTTGCCAGTGGTAACTACAAATGTTGGAGGAATTCCATATTTATTAGAAGATAAAGTAGATGCATTTTTAGTAGGAAAAAACAATCCAAAATTAATGGTAGAAGCAATTATTAAATTGTTAAAGAATGATAATTTAATAATTTGTAGAAATGCAAGAAAAAAGGTAGAAACTTTTAGTTGGAATCATAATAAAACGAAATGGTTACAAATTTTAAAATAA
- a CDS encoding exopolysaccharide biosynthesis polyprenyl glycosylphosphotransferase, whose amino-acid sequence MSQKNYLNISERKLFLRIIDVFIITLSIFFSTEFLEFSYISFNKPNIVGWLLLLTIYYLIFGEIFQLFNLNVSNNRYAVVRSIVLTTFATTIFYIFTPYFSPSLPTNRLQIVYFFLVLTIPVILWRFTYILTISSPKYFKTVVFVGHSDKISRMLKQINNDNFHHIKAYFSDKEIEGIKGFYDISKQSLKDFGIDENVNEIIVSKEGLSANILKILNLDLINLFEKGVNIVSFGKFYEEVTVRVPKEYLRSNFYDHINFSKNNTNRLYLFGLRVTDVLVAILGIILFVFLIPMILICNLFANRGSLFYSQIRVGKNGKHFKIFKLRSMVTNAESGKPIWAEKNDTRITTFGKFLRHTRLDEVPQFINILKGDMSIIGPRPERPEFVKDLEEKIPFYAIRHVVRPGLTGWAQVNYPYANTIEEQETKLRYDLYYIKERNGFLDFKILIKTVTTILFFRGQ is encoded by the coding sequence ATGTCTCAAAAAAACTATTTAAATATTTCTGAGAGAAAGCTATTCTTAAGAATAATCGATGTTTTTATAATAACTCTAAGCATATTTTTTTCGACGGAGTTTTTAGAATTTAGTTACATCAGTTTTAATAAGCCCAATATTGTAGGTTGGTTATTGTTATTAACCATTTATTATTTAATTTTTGGTGAAATATTTCAGTTATTTAATTTAAATGTTTCTAACAATAGATACGCAGTTGTTAGAAGCATTGTATTAACAACTTTTGCAACCACTATATTTTACATTTTTACCCCTTATTTTTCTCCATCATTACCCACAAACAGGCTTCAAATAGTTTATTTTTTCTTGGTACTTACCATTCCTGTTATACTTTGGAGATTTACCTATATACTTACTATTTCTTCTCCAAAATATTTTAAAACGGTTGTATTTGTTGGGCATTCAGATAAAATATCTAGAATGCTAAAACAAATCAATAACGATAATTTTCATCATATAAAAGCGTATTTTTCAGATAAAGAAATTGAAGGAATTAAAGGGTTTTACGATATTTCTAAACAATCTTTAAAAGACTTTGGTATCGATGAAAATGTAAACGAAATAATTGTTTCTAAAGAAGGATTGTCTGCAAATATTCTTAAAATATTAAACTTAGATTTAATTAACTTATTCGAAAAAGGAGTAAATATTGTAAGTTTTGGTAAATTTTATGAAGAGGTAACTGTAAGAGTACCCAAAGAATATTTACGGTCTAACTTTTACGACCATATTAATTTTAGTAAAAATAATACAAATAGACTGTATCTTTTTGGATTAAGAGTAACAGACGTTCTTGTGGCTATTTTGGGTATTATATTGTTTGTTTTTTTAATTCCCATGATACTTATTTGCAATCTTTTTGCAAATAGGGGATCTTTATTTTATTCTCAAATTAGAGTTGGCAAAAACGGAAAGCATTTTAAAATTTTTAAACTGCGTTCTATGGTTACAAATGCAGAATCCGGAAAACCAATTTGGGCAGAAAAAAACGATACAAGAATTACTACTTTTGGTAAATTTTTAAGACATACAAGGTTAGACGAAGTTCCTCAGTTTATAAATATTTTAAAAGGAGATATGAGTATTATTGGTCCACGACCAGAGAGACCAGAATTTGTAAAAGATTTAGAAGAAAAAATACCTTTTTATGCAATTCGTCATGTGGTAAGACCAGGGTTAACAGGTTGGGCACAAGTAAATTACCCTTATGCAAATACAATTGAAGAACAAGAAACAAAACTGAGATACGATTTGTATTATATAAAAGAAAGAAACGGTTTCTTAGATTTTAAAATACTTATTAAAACAGTAACTACAATTTTATTTTTTAGGGGGCAATAA
- a CDS encoding O-antigen ligase family protein — MIKKILNNKLLFIGVHIVFGYLGTLPLFPKIYGFLVVLIPSILIFSSSNEKEEAFLFSSYIVGVEVFTRMLGGFIFYETGKYAIIIFLVLGISQGKFKQVFSVQYVFYILLLLLGIVFTKVPEGESIRKAIVFNLSGPVLLGIAALYFYKRPITREQLLNALFFMLLPLFSMVTFLYFRTPDLSEIVFGGEANFQTSGGFGPNQVATAIGLGIFILTIFILLKEKLSGYLFLDAVFLIYFIFRGLLTFSRGGIITALIAILFLIFFYFLYKKISFKIFFKYISIAVVFLVAVWLYTSNITKGMLDNRYTGKNKAGVQKDITTGRLDILEIQFSNFLDNPLGIGVGNGKYERKKDLDAVTAASHNEAGRLLEEHGVIGLILLLILGIVPLFNFFRGDYFQKAFIISFYLIWFLTINHSAMRIALPGFIYALSLIRITDYEEET; from the coding sequence TTGATAAAGAAAATACTAAATAATAAATTACTTTTTATTGGTGTTCACATTGTTTTTGGTTATTTAGGTACGTTGCCTTTGTTTCCTAAAATTTATGGTTTTCTCGTGGTTTTAATTCCCTCGATCTTAATTTTTAGTTCTTCAAATGAAAAAGAAGAAGCTTTTTTGTTTAGTTCTTATATTGTTGGTGTAGAGGTTTTTACAAGAATGTTGGGTGGTTTTATTTTTTATGAAACTGGTAAATACGCAATCATTATTTTTCTAGTTTTAGGAATTTCTCAAGGCAAATTTAAACAGGTTTTTTCTGTACAGTATGTATTTTATATTTTATTGTTATTATTGGGCATTGTTTTTACAAAAGTACCAGAAGGAGAATCCATAAGAAAAGCAATCGTATTTAATTTAAGTGGTCCTGTTTTATTGGGTATTGCAGCATTGTATTTTTATAAAAGACCAATTACAAGAGAACAACTATTAAATGCGTTGTTTTTTATGTTATTGCCATTGTTTTCTATGGTTACATTTCTGTATTTTAGAACTCCAGATTTAAGTGAAATTGTTTTTGGTGGAGAAGCTAATTTTCAAACCTCTGGCGGCTTTGGTCCCAACCAAGTTGCTACAGCTATAGGTCTTGGTATTTTTATTTTAACTATTTTTATTTTATTAAAAGAGAAATTATCGGGCTATTTATTTTTAGATGCTGTTTTTCTAATTTACTTTATTTTTAGAGGATTGCTTACATTTTCTAGAGGGGGTATTATTACAGCTTTAATTGCAATTTTGTTTTTAATTTTCTTTTATTTTTTATACAAGAAAATATCATTTAAAATATTTTTTAAGTACATTTCTATTGCGGTTGTTTTTTTGGTTGCAGTTTGGTTGTACACTTCTAATATTACCAAAGGAATGTTAGATAATAGATATACAGGAAAAAATAAAGCAGGTGTTCAAAAAGATATTACTACAGGTAGATTAGATATTTTAGAGATTCAGTTTTCTAATTTTTTAGATAATCCTTTAGGAATAGGTGTAGGAAATGGTAAATACGAGAGAAAAAAAGATTTAGATGCTGTTACTGCAGCGTCTCATAACGAGGCTGGTAGATTGTTAGAAGAACATGGAGTTATAGGACTAATCTTACTTCTTATTTTAGGCATTGTGCCTCTATTTAATTTTTTTAGAGGCGATTATTTTCAAAAAGCATTTATAATTTCTTTTTATTTAATTTGGTTTTTAACCATTAATCATTCTGCAATGAGAATTGCATTACCAGGGTTTATATATGCGCTAAGTTTAATTCGTATAACAGATTATGAAGAAGAAACTTAA
- a CDS encoding glycosyltransferase family 2 protein, whose amino-acid sequence MIEGLVSIITPSYNSEKFIAQTIESVLNQSYNNWELLITDDGSSDNSLKIIEKFTLSDSRIKVFKIPNSGPANARNNSIKNASGQFLAFLDSDDLWFKDFLKISIKEVKKTEGFVFSSYKRCNEITLEEEYPDFIVPSRVTYTDILKTNSISCLTAFIDTKKIGKEYMPNVMYRQDMGLWLTYLKKIKYAYGIKKTLAIYRIRANSHSRNKKKLIKHQWYFYRKVEKLSFFKTIYIMLLWSYNGFKKY is encoded by the coding sequence ATGATAGAAGGATTAGTATCTATAATTACTCCTAGTTATAATTCAGAAAAATTTATTGCACAAACCATAGAAAGTGTTCTAAATCAATCTTACAACAATTGGGAATTATTAATTACAGACGATGGTTCTTCTGATAATTCACTTAAAATAATCGAAAAATTTACCCTTTCCGATAGTAGAATAAAGGTATTTAAAATACCAAACTCTGGGCCAGCCAACGCCAGAAATAACTCAATTAAAAATGCTTCTGGACAATTCTTGGCTTTTTTAGATAGTGATGATTTATGGTTTAAAGATTTTTTAAAAATATCTATAAAAGAAGTTAAAAAAACAGAAGGTTTTGTATTTTCATCTTATAAACGGTGTAACGAAATAACTTTAGAAGAAGAATATCCAGATTTTATTGTACCCAGCAGAGTAACTTATACAGATATTCTTAAAACAAATTCAATAAGCTGTTTAACCGCATTTATCGATACCAAAAAAATAGGAAAAGAATATATGCCAAATGTTATGTATAGGCAAGATATGGGGCTTTGGTTAACGTATTTAAAGAAAATAAAGTATGCATATGGCATTAAAAAAACCTTAGCAATTTATCGTATTAGAGCGAATTCTCACTCGAGAAATAAAAAGAAATTAATAAAACACCAATGGTATTTTTATAGAAAAGTAGAAAAACTATCTTTTTTTAAAACAATATATATTATGCTTTTATGGTCCTATAACGGATTTAAAAAATATTAA